One window of Trifolium pratense cultivar HEN17-A07 linkage group LG5, ARS_RC_1.1, whole genome shotgun sequence genomic DNA carries:
- the LOC123887443 gene encoding ABC transporter C family member 8-like, with protein sequence MDQATLSEPRENHSVQECLSEPPLAQKIETKETGLGHATFHSKLIFSWVNSLLILGYSKPLDLEDIPSLASDDEANKTYQKFVYAWESLVRERNNTKSLVLWSIARTYLKENILIAFYALLRTISVAVSPLILYAFVNYSNKTEVDRKEGLSIVGILILTKLFESFSQRHWFFNSRRSGMKMRSALMVAIYRKQLKLSSSARTRHSAGEFVNYIAVDAYRMGEFPWWFHTAWTSVLQIVLSTVILFGVVGIGALPGLVPLLIFGLLNVPFARILKNCQSHIMIAQDKRLQSTSEILNSMKIIKLQSWEEKFKSLVESLHNEEFVWLSKAQILKAFGSFLYWMSPTVISAVVFVGCVVSKSAPLNAETIFTILVTVRNMGEPVRMIPEALSIMIQVKVSFDRLNKFLLDEELNNDDNERNLQQCSVNAVEIQDGNFIWDHESVSPTLIYVNLEIKQGQKIAVCGPVGAGKSSLLYAILGEILKTTGTVNIGGTLAFVSQSSWIQSGTVQDNILFGKPMDKTRYEKAIKACDLDKDINDFSHGDLTEIGQRGINLSGGQKQRIQLARAVYNDADIYLLDDPFSAVDAHTASILFNDCVMTSLREKTVVLVTHQLEFLSEVDNILVMEGGKVIQSGSYENILIAGTAFELLVSARKDTITDLNQDHENKRGSENEVLSNPQDSHGSENEGEISSIEGPIGSQLTQEEEKVIGNVGWKSFWNYIDYSKGSFMLFFIVFTQSVFLALQTSSSYWLALAIKIPKVTNVTLIGVYALISFASAAFIYARTYLTALLGLKASTAFFSSFTTSIFNAPMLFFDSTPVGRILTRASSDLSILDFNIPYSITFVVSITLEIAVVICIMASVTWQVLIIAVPAMVASIFIQNYYQATARELVRINGTTKAPVMNFAAETSLGVVTVRAFNMVDRFFKNYLKLVDTDASLFFHSNVTMEWVILRVEALQNLTVISAALFLILLPQRYVSPGLVGLSFSYAFTLTGAQVFWTRWFSNLSNYIISVERINQFIHIPAEPAAIVDNNRPPSSWPSKGKIDLQGLEIRYRPNAPLVLKGITCTFHEGSRVGVVGRTGSGKSTLISGLFRLVEPSTGDILIDGINICSIGLKDLRTKLSIIPQEPTLFKGSIRTNPDPLGLYSDDEIWKVVEKCQLKETIDKLPSLLDSSVSDEGGNWSLGERQLICLGRVLLKRNRILVLDEATASIDSATDVILQRVIRQEFAECTVITVAHRIPTVIDSDMVMVLSYGKLVEYDEPSKLMNTNSSFSKLVAEYWSSCKKNSFTNISKQPL encoded by the exons ATGGATCAAGCTACTTTATCTGAGCCAAGAGAAAATCATAGTGTCCAAGAATGTTTATCTGAGCCACCATTAGctcaaaaaattgaaactaaagAAACAGGATTAGGTCATGCTACTTTTCATAGCAAGTTGATTTTCTCTTGGGTTAATTCTTTACTCATTTTAGGTTACTCAAAGCCACTAGATCTTGAAGATATACCTTCCCTTGCTTCTGACGATGAAGCAAACAAGACCTATCAAAAATTTGTTTATGCTTGGGAATCACTTGTTAGAGAGAGGAACAATACAAAGAGTTTGGTTCTTTGGTCTATAGCtagaacttacttaaaagaaaacaTATTAATAGCATTTTATGCATTACTCAGAACTATTTCTGTTGCAGTTTCACCTCTAATTCTCTATGCTTTTGTTAACTACTCAAATAAAACTGAGGTAGATCGAAAAGAAGGTCTTTCTATAGTTGGTATTTTGATTCTCACCAAGTTGTTTGAGTCTTTTTCTCAAAGACATTGGTTTTTTAACTCAAGGAGGTCAGGAATGAAAATGAGATCAGCTCTGATGGTAGCAATTTATCGAAAGCAGCTCAAGCTTTCTAGCTCGGCGAGGACAAGACACTCTGCCGGTGAATTTGTGAATTACATTGCAGTTGATGCTTATAGAATGGGAGAGTTTCCATGGTGGTTTCATACAGCATGGACTTCTGTATTGCAAATTGTTCTTTCGACTGTTATCCTTTTTGGTGTCGTAGGTATTGGTGCTCTTCCTGGCTTAGTGCCTCTTCTTATATTTGGACTTCTCAATGTACCATTTGCAAGGATCCTAAAAAATTGTCAGTCACACATTATGATTGCACAGGACAAACGTCTTCAGTCAACTTCGGAGATTCTGAATAGTATGAAGATCATTAAGTTACAGTCATGGGAAGAAAAATTCAAGAGCTTAGTCGAGTCTTTACACAATGAAGAGTTTGTATGGTTGTCTAAGGCACAAATCCTAAAAGCTTTTGGATCATTTCTTTATTGGATGTCTCCTACAGTTATATCTGCTGTTGTTTTCGTTGGATGTGTTGTTTCAAAGAGTGCACCTTTAAATGCTGAAACCATTTTCACAATTCTTGTAACAGTGAGGAACATGGGAGAACCTGTTAGGATGATCCCTGAGGCTCTATCCATTATGATTCAAGTTAAGGTTTCGTTTGATCGTCTTAATAAGTTTTTGCTCGATGAAGAACTAAACAATGATGATAATGAAAGAAACTTACAGCAATGTTCAGTTAATGCTGTGGAAATTCAAGATGGAAACTTCATTTGGGATCATGAATCTGTCTCTCCAACTTTAATATACGTGAATTTAGAAATCAAACAGGGACAAAAAATAGCAGTTTGTGGACCTGTTGGAGCCGGAAAATCCTCACTTCTGTATGCAATACTTGGAGAGATTCTTAAAACTACAGGAACT GTTAATATAGGTGGCACACTAGCTTTTGTCTCCCAATCTTCTTGGATACAAAGTGGAACAGTTCAAGATAATATACTCTTTGGCAAGCCAATGGACAAAACAAGATATGAGAAAGCAATTAAAGCTTGTGACTTAGATAAGGATATCAATGATTTTAGTCATGGTGATCTTACAGAAATAGGTCAGAGAGGGATTAACCTGAGTGGAGGACAAAAGCAAAGGATTCAACTAGCTAGAGCAGTCTACAATGATGCCGATATATATCTCCTTGATGATCCTTTCAGTGCAGTTGATGCACATACAGCTTCAATACTATTCAAT GACTGTGTCATGACTTCTTTAAGAGAGAAAACGGTGGTTCTAGTTACTCATCAATTGGAGTTTCTTTCAGAAGTTGATAATATATTG GTAATGGAAGGTGGAAAAGTTATTCAATCGGGTAGTTATGAGAATATCCTTATAGCTGGAACAGCCTTTGAACTACTTGTGAGCGCTCGTAAAGATACAATTACTGACTTGAATCAAGATCATGAAAATAAAAGAGGTTCTGAAAATGAGGTTTTGTCTAATCCTCAAGACTCTCATGGTTCTGAAAATGAGGGAGAGATTTCTAGTATCGAGGGTCCAATTGGTTCACAGCTTacacaagaagaagaaaaagtgaTTGGTAATGTTGGATGGAAATCATTCTGGAATTATATAGATTATTCCAAAGGGTCATTCATGTTGTTTTTTATCGTGTTTACACAATCTGTTTTTTTGGCATTGCAGACTTCATCATCCTATTGGCTTGCTTTAGCCATTAAAATTCCAAAAGTAACTAATGTCACCTTGATTGGAGTTTATGCATTAATTTCTTTTGCTAGTGCTGCTTTTATATATGCAAGAACTTATTTAACTGCACTTTTGGGATTAAAAGCTTCTACTGCTTTCTTCTCGAGCTTCACTACATCTATCTTCAATGCTCCGATGCTTTTCTTTGATTCAACTCCTGTAGGAAGGATTTTAACTAGA GCTTCATCAGATTTGAGTATTTTGGACTTCAATATACCTTATTCCATCACCTTTGTAGTATCTATAACACTTGAAATTGCGGTGGTTATTTGTATAATGGCTTCAGTCACATGGCAAGTTCTCATTATTGCTGTTCCTGCAATGGTTGCATCAATATTCATTCAG AATTATTATCAAGCCACTGCAAGGGAACTAGTACGGATCAATGGAACAACCAAAGCTCCAGTAATGAATTTTGCAGCTGAGACATCACTTGGAGTGGTTACTGTAAGAGCATTCAACATGGTAGAcagatttttcaaaaactaCTTAAAACTAGTGGACACAGATGCTTCGCTGTTTTTTCACTCTAATGTGACAATGGAATGGGTAATTCTAAGGGTTGAAGCACTTCAAAATTTAACTGTCATCTCCGCAGCTTTGTTTCTTATTCTACTTCCTCAGAGATATGTATCCCCAG GCCTTGTGGGACTGTCTTTTTCTTATGCTTTTACCTTAACAGGAGCCCAAGTATTTTGGACTAGATGGTTTTCCAACTTATCAAACTATATTATCTCAGTTGAAAGAATCAATCAATTCATTCACATACCAGCTGAGCCTGCTGCCATTGTGGATAATAATCGACCTCCATCTTCATGGCCTTCCAAGGGCAAGATTGATCTTCAAGGCTTAGAG ATTCGATATCGTCCTAATGCTCCATTAGTCCTTAAGGGAATCACTTGTACATTTCATGAAGGGAGTAGGGTGGGAGTTGTTGGTAGGACCGGAAGTGGAAAAAGTACACTTATAAGTGGTTTGTTTCGCTTAGTTGAGCCTTCAACAGGTGATATTCTCATAGATGGGATAAACATATGCTCAATCGGGTTGAAGGATTTGAGAACAAAGCTAAGCATCATTCCTCAAGAACCAACACTTTTCAAGGGCAGCATTAGGACAAACCCGGACCCTCTAGGCCTGTACTCGGATGATGAAATATGGAAG GTTGTAGAGAAATGTCAGCTTAAGGAAACAATCGATAAGCTACCAAGTCTCTTGGATTCTTCAG TGAGTGATGAAGGTGGAAATTGGAGCTTGGGAGAAAGGCAATTAATTTGTCTTGGAAGAGTTCTACTTAAGAGAAACAGAATTCTAGTTTTGGATGAAGCTACTGCATCCATTGATTCTGCCACAGATGTCATTCTACAAAGAGTAATTAGACAAGAATTTGCAGAATGCACGGTTATAACCGTTGCTCACAGAATTCCAACTGTAATAGACAGTGACATGGTCATGGTCCTATCTTATG GGAAACTGGTGGAATATGATGAGCCTTCAAAGCTAATGAACACCAACTCTTCATTCTCTAAGCTGGTAGCCGAGTATTGGTCTAGCTGCAAGAAGAATTCCTTCACAAACATAAGCAAACAGCCACTATGA
- the LOC123887445 gene encoding GTP cyclohydrolase 1-like, whose amino-acid sequence MGSFCEMHSNCEVEKLVSSDEVSINRSSIEYAVKDLLLGLGEDVNREGIRKTPFRVAKAFFEGTRGYRQNVLNIIEGALFPEEGLDNTNKIGHGGGVGGLVFVRDIDLYSYCESCLLPFQIKCHVGYIPSNQRVVGLSKLPRVAEAFAKRLQEPQRLANEICLALHEGIQPQGVAIILQCTHIPFPYKDFDSNHKGWVKILVSSGSGVFENKNDDIWSDLFSLVKFRGIDKDKIVIKESLEDQCSNWCPSFKIEEIKYNPIMVNAVSTIIKSLGEDSTRKELIETPNRFLKWLMNFQYASNIDLKMNDSIFNGGVKSTIWSEFNVPFWSQCEHHLLPFYGFVHIGYYNSKGCNQIGKSLLQSIVHFYGFKLQVQERLTKQIAETISSLVGGNVIVVVEASHTCMISRGIEKFGSNTATIAVLGHFSTDLAARTKFLEGIPSVTSFEGQ is encoded by the exons ATGGGTTCATTTTGTGAAATGCATTCAAATTGTGAGGTTGAAAAATTAGTAAGTAGTGATGAAGTGAGTATTAATAGAAGTAGCATTGAGTATGCAGTCAAAGATTTGTTGTTGGGTTTGGGAGAAGATGTCAATAGAGAAGGCATTAGAAAGACACCATTTCGTGTTGCCAAGGCCTTCTTTGAAGGAACTAGAG GTTATAGGCAAAATGTGTTGAACATTATTGAAGGTGCATTATTCCCAGAAGAAGGCTTAGATAATACCAACAAAATTGGTCATGGAGGTGGAGTAGGTGGACTTGTATTTGTAAGAGATATTGATCTTTACTCCTATTGTGAATCTTGTTTACTACCCTTCCAAATCAAGTGTCATGTAGGGTACATCCCTTCAAACCAAAGGGTTGTTGGCTTAAGCAAACTTCCACGTGTGGCTGAAGCATTTGCAAAAAGACTTCAAGAGCCTCAACGTTTAGCAAATGAAATTTGTTTAGCTTTGCATGAAGGGATACAGCCACAAGGTGTTGCTATCATACTTCAATGCACTCATATCCCTTTTCCTTATAAAGATTTTGATTCAAACCATAAAGGGTGGGTGAAGATTCTTGTTTCGTCAGGTTCCGGTGTTTTCGAGAACAAAAATGATGATATTTGGAGTGATTTATTTAGTCTTGTTAAGTTTAGAGGTATTGATAAGGACAAAATTGTCATCAAAGAATCATTAGAGGATCAATGTTCCAATTGGTGTCCTTCATTTAAGATTGAAGAAATTAAGTATAATCCTATTATGGTTAATGCAGTTTCTACAATTATTAAATCTTTAGGTGAAGATTCAACAAGaaaagagcttatagaaacACCTAATAGATTTTTGAAATGGTTGATGAATTTTCAATATGCTAGTAACATTGATTTGAAGATGAATGATTCTATTTTCAATGGAGGTGTCAAAAGTACAATATGGTCAGAATTTAATGTGCCATTTTGGTCACAATGTGAACATCATTTGCTACCATTTTATGGTTTTGTTCATATTGGATACTATAATTCAAAAGGATGTAATCAAATTGGAAAATCACTTTTACAATCTATTGttcatttttatggtttcaaactTCAAGTGCAAGAAAGGCTTACAAAGCAAATTGCTGAAACTATTTCATCATTGGTTGGTGGAAATGTGATAGTAGTTGTTGAGGCAAGTCACACTTGTATGATTTCTAGAGGAATTGAGAAGTTTGGAAGCAATACAGCTACTATTGCTGTTTTAGGACACTTTTCAACTGATCTTGCTGCAAGGACCAAATTCTTGGAGGGTATTCCAAGTGTTACATCTTTTGAAGGACAGTGA